A genome region from Solanum pennellii chromosome 12, SPENNV200 includes the following:
- the LOC107007283 gene encoding UBP1-associated protein 2C-like translates to MDQMKKRKLEDNGVGTDVPVANRLSIEDGRKILESVTPEQMVEILQNAVVRHPDVLDQVREIVDRDPTKRKLFVRGLGWETTTEKIRSIFGTFGELEEAVVILDKNTGKSKGYGFVTFKHVDGALLALKQPSKHIDGRVTVTQLASAGIQGGPGGGSSNNPVDVSLRKIYVSNVPYDMQSERILQHFLMYGEIEEGPLGFDKATGKSKGYALFVYKTAEAAQSSLVDPVKNIDGHQLNCKLAIDGKKKPGVGGPGGSQVQTDGHGDPMGPGQYGAPSGYGGFSGHSSYGVHGHGPNSALGSGNGIGVGGPGGSSYGNQSVGGGYGSGIGGPYGGGSHYGGAGSAGYGGLTGSGYGGAGAVGGAAGGLPGAGSTLGGAGRGSSMYGLPPSSAGMPSGDYPPQGSHYGPLHQPHGLQNQGPGASAAPRVAPGGMYQGMHSYY, encoded by the coding sequence ATGGACCAGATGAAGAAGAGGAAGCTTGAGGATAACGGCGTCGGCACTGACGTTCCTGTTGCGAATAGGCTTTCAATCGAAGATGGTCGGAAGATTCTTGAATCTGTTACACCTGAACAAATGGTAGAAATCTTACAAAATGCTGTTGTTCGTCATCCCGACGTGCTTGATCAAGTTCGAGAAATCGTCGATCGTGACCCTACTAAAAGAAAGCTTTTTGTTCGTGGGCTTGGCTGGGAAACTACGACTGAAAAAATCAGGTCAATTTTTGGGACATTCGGTGAGTTAGAAGAAGCTGTTGTTATTCTTGATAAAAATACTGGGAAGAGCAAAGGTTATGGATTTGTTACGTTTAAGCATGTTGATGGAGCTTTACTTGCGTTAAAGCAACCGAGTAAACACATTGATGGTCGAGTTACGGTTACTCAGCTTGCTTCAGCTGGGATTCAAGGTGGCCCTGGTGGTGGGAGTTCGAATAATCCAGTGGATGTGTCATTGAGGAAGATTTATGTATCTAATGTGCCGTATGATATGCAATCCGAGAGGATTTTACAGCATTTTTTGATGTATGGGGAGATAGAGGAAGGACCATTAGGGTTTGATAAGGCCACTGGGAAGTCAAAAGGGTATGCTTTGTTTGTGTACAAGACGGCGGAGGCAGCACAGTCTTCGTTGGTGGATCCTGTTAAGAATATTGATGGGCATCAGTTGAACTGTAAGCTGGCTATTGATGGGAAGAAAAAGCCTGGTGTAGGAGGTCCAGGAGGATCTCAGGTTCAAACAGATGGACATGGTGATCCGATGGGTCCTGGGCAATATGGTGCGCCTAGTGGTTATGGTGGATTTTCAGGTCATTCTTCATATGGCGTGCATGGACATGGTCCCAATTCGGCATTGGGTAGTGGAAATGGTATCGGTGTGGGTGGTCCTGGTGGTTCATCTTATGGGAACCAATCTGTGGGTGGTGGGTACGGTTCAGGGATTGGTGGTCCATATGGTGGGGGGTCTCATTATGGTGGGGCTGGTTCAGCTGGATATGGCGGGTTGACCGGTAGTGGTTATGGCGGTGCTGGGGCAGTGGGAGGTGCTGCTGGTGGATTACCTGGCGCTGGTAGTACATTAGGTGGTGCTGGCCGTGGATCTTCAATGTATGGGTTACCCCCAAGCTCAGCCGGGATGCCCTCAGGAGATTATCCACCACAGGGTTCTCATTACGGTCCTTTACATCAACCTCACGGGCTACAAAACCAAGGCCCTGGGGCATCAGCTGCACCTAGAGTTGCACCTGGGGGTATGTACCAGGGGATGCATTCATATTACTGA